In one window of Caenimonas aquaedulcis DNA:
- a CDS encoding tripartite tricarboxylate transporter substrate-binding protein, with protein sequence MNLRRRCLAAGLCVLAASASLAQSAWPAKPVTLVVPFAAGGPTDVVARTLGVSIGKTIGQTVVIENKLGAGGTVAAAYVARSAPDGYTFFIHHNGMATSTALYRKLSYNALTDFEYVSQAVEVPMTMLARKDFPANNFQEFAAYVKANQSKINLANAGLGAVSQLCGMMFERALGVKLTAVPFQGTAPAMNALLGGQVDILCDQTTQTIPQIKAGNVKFYGVTTKSRIKALPDAPTLAEQGLKDFEVVVWHGIYAPKGTPKPILDKMNQAIRIALKDPQVVARMTELGAEIVGEDKLTPESLQVWLKAEIDKWGPIIKATGTFAD encoded by the coding sequence ATGAATCTGCGTCGCCGTTGTCTCGCCGCCGGGCTGTGCGTCCTGGCTGCCTCCGCGTCCCTGGCCCAGTCCGCATGGCCCGCCAAGCCCGTCACGCTGGTGGTGCCCTTCGCCGCGGGCGGGCCGACGGACGTCGTCGCGCGCACGCTGGGCGTGTCCATCGGCAAGACGATCGGCCAGACCGTCGTCATCGAGAACAAGCTCGGGGCGGGCGGCACCGTCGCCGCAGCGTACGTCGCGAGGTCCGCGCCGGACGGCTACACCTTCTTCATCCACCACAACGGGATGGCGACGTCGACGGCGCTCTATCGCAAGCTCTCGTACAACGCGCTCACCGACTTCGAGTACGTGAGCCAGGCGGTCGAGGTGCCGATGACGATGCTCGCGCGCAAGGACTTCCCCGCCAACAACTTCCAGGAGTTCGCTGCCTACGTGAAGGCGAACCAGTCCAAGATCAACCTCGCGAACGCCGGCCTCGGCGCCGTGTCGCAGCTGTGCGGGATGATGTTCGAGCGCGCGCTCGGCGTGAAGCTCACCGCCGTCCCGTTCCAGGGCACCGCCCCCGCGATGAACGCGCTGCTCGGCGGCCAGGTCGACATCCTGTGCGACCAGACGACGCAGACCATCCCGCAGATCAAGGCAGGCAACGTGAAGTTCTACGGCGTCACGACGAAGAGCCGCATCAAGGCGCTGCCCGATGCGCCGACGTTGGCCGAGCAGGGCCTCAAGGACTTCGAGGTCGTCGTATGGCACGGCATCTACGCGCCCAAGGGCACGCCCAAGCCGATCCTCGACAAGATGAACCAGGCGATCCGCATTGCACTGAAGGACCCGCAGGTGGTCGCGCGCATGACCGAACTCGGCGCGGAAATCGTCGGCGAAGACAAGCTGACGCCGGAATCGCTGCAGGTGTGGCTGAAGGCGGAGATCGACAAGTGGGGGCCGATCATCAAGGCGACGGGCACGTTTGCGGATTGA